One window of Nocardia nova SH22a genomic DNA carries:
- a CDS encoding alpha/beta fold hydrolase, which produces MEIRVGDVVVHYVEHGAGRPVVVLHGAGVDHREVEACFEPAFDGIEGLRRIYPDLPGMGRTTAPETLRSADDVLDTLLSFAEKVTGGTEYLLAGHSVGAYYAQAMAAQRPAQTAGLALVCPLVPGLRDVPEHRVVAGTGEIGDDGFRSYFVVQTPEMLERYEHYVAPAAAFVDETATERIDRRWELSTDHGQPYAGPTVIVAGRLDSTVGYAAATDLLDFYPHASLAVIDDAGHALPHEQPGVLRALLTAWVTRAERSL; this is translated from the coding sequence ATGGAGATCCGCGTGGGAGATGTGGTGGTCCACTACGTGGAACACGGGGCAGGTCGGCCGGTGGTGGTGTTGCACGGCGCCGGTGTGGACCATCGTGAGGTCGAGGCGTGCTTCGAACCGGCTTTCGACGGCATCGAGGGGCTGCGACGGATATATCCCGACCTCCCGGGGATGGGCCGGACCACCGCTCCGGAAACGTTGCGCAGCGCCGACGATGTCCTGGACACGCTGCTCAGCTTTGCCGAAAAAGTCACCGGTGGAACCGAATACCTGCTCGCCGGGCACTCGGTGGGCGCGTATTACGCGCAGGCGATGGCCGCTCAGCGTCCGGCGCAGACCGCCGGGCTGGCGCTCGTATGCCCGTTGGTACCGGGACTGCGCGACGTCCCGGAACACCGCGTCGTGGCCGGAACCGGCGAGATCGGCGATGACGGTTTCCGCAGCTACTTCGTGGTGCAAACCCCGGAGATGCTCGAACGCTACGAGCACTACGTCGCCCCGGCCGCAGCCTTCGTCGACGAGACGGCTACCGAGAGAATCGACCGGCGGTGGGAGCTCAGCACCGATCACGGTCAACCGTACGCAGGCCCGACGGTGATCGTCGCGGGCCGACTCGACTCCACGGTCGGATACGCCGCTGCCACCGACCTTCTCGACTTCTACCCCCACGCCTCGCTCGCCGTCATCGATGACGCCGGACACGCGCTACCGCATGAGCAACCGGGTGTGTTGCGCGCACTTCTCACCGCGTGGGTCACACGCGCCGAACGCAGTCTATGA
- a CDS encoding DUF397 domain-containing protein: MNADLSTVRWFKSTHSGGSQDCVEVAFLTDGMVGVRDSKNPAGPALVFTPSEWDAFTSVVAETDLG, translated from the coding sequence GTGAATGCTGATCTGTCGACAGTTCGCTGGTTCAAAAGCACTCACAGCGGCGGCAGCCAAGACTGTGTCGAGGTCGCATTTCTCACCGATGGCATGGTCGGCGTGCGTGACTCGAAGAACCCGGCTGGGCCCGCTCTTGTCTTCACTCCCAGTGAGTGGGATGCCTTCACCTCGGTCGTAGCGGAAACCGATCTCGGCTGA
- a CDS encoding error-prone DNA polymerase has translation MGWGNGPPTWAEMERVLSGLPGRGSEPPGDGGDSPAWSRTRGEYRAGERLPPEGPVVPYAELHAHSAYSFLDGASQPEELVEEAVRLGLEALALTDHNGFYGVVRFAEAAREWGLPTVFGAELSLGETLDPATFFGADAPTMADSRPRTGEPDPSGPHLLVLARGQEGYRRLSREMSAAHMVAGEKGILRYDPDRLAAASDGHWHILTGCRKGQVRQALERGDAEAEAALRGLMDRFGRDRVTVEITHHGIPTDDERNIRLVALAERLRLPVVATTAAHFAGPAQRRRAMALAAIRARRSLDEIAGWLPPAGGAHLRSGAEMSRLFAEYPRAVTGAAELAAECAFDLKLIAPQLPPFEVSGGHDENSWLRALTFEGALGRYGPPERNPKAYRQIEHELDVITELKFPGYFLVVHDIVDFCKRNDILCQGRGSAANSAVCFAIGITNVDPVANDLLFERFLAPERDGPPDIDIDIESDRREEAIQYVYSKYGREYAAQVANVITYRGKSAVRDAARALGFSQGQQDAFGKQVSRWTGVSAETHTDIPEQVLELAGEIEGLPRHLGIHSGGMVICDRPIADVCPVEWARMPGRSVLQWDKDDCASAGLVKFDLLGLGMLSALHYMIDLVREHEGIEIALHSIDLTESAVYDMLARADSVGVFQVESRAQMATLPRLRPRIFYDLVVEVALIRPGPIQGGSVHPYIRRRNGSEKWTIDHPALENSLDRTLGIPLFQEQLMQMAIDVAGFTAAEADQLRRAMGSKRSPERMERLRARLYEGMRELHGITGALADRIYEKIYAFANFGFPESHSQSFAALVFYSAWFKLHHPAAFCAGLLNAQPMGFYSPQSLVADARRHEVVVHGPDINHSLAGATLAERGTRVRLGLSTIRHIGDELAEKIVAARTSGPYTSFLDLTGRVELTVPQAEALATAGALGSIGAESGRGLDRRQALWAAGAAAGERADRLPGTGAVTDAPMLPGMSELESAAADVWATGVSPGSYPTEFLRAHWNDLGVIPANRLLSVADGSKVLIGGAVTHRQRPATASGITFVNLEDETGMVNVVCSVGLWHRYRRIAQGAPALLIRGRVQNAEGVVSVVAEHLQRVDLRMSSKSRDFR, from the coding sequence ATGGGCTGGGGTAACGGTCCGCCGACCTGGGCGGAGATGGAGCGGGTGCTCTCCGGTCTGCCCGGTCGTGGATCGGAGCCGCCGGGGGACGGTGGGGACAGTCCGGCCTGGTCGCGCACTCGGGGGGAATACCGGGCGGGGGAGCGGCTGCCGCCGGAGGGGCCGGTGGTGCCGTATGCGGAGTTGCACGCGCATTCGGCCTACAGCTTTCTCGACGGCGCCTCCCAGCCCGAGGAGCTGGTGGAAGAGGCGGTGCGGCTGGGGCTGGAGGCGCTGGCGCTCACCGATCACAACGGGTTCTACGGGGTGGTGCGGTTCGCCGAGGCGGCTCGCGAGTGGGGGCTGCCGACGGTGTTCGGCGCGGAACTGTCGCTGGGTGAAACACTCGATCCGGCAACATTTTTCGGGGCCGATGCGCCGACGATGGCCGATTCGCGGCCGCGCACCGGGGAACCGGATCCGTCCGGTCCGCATCTGCTGGTGCTGGCCCGCGGGCAGGAGGGATATCGGCGGCTGTCGCGGGAGATGTCGGCCGCGCACATGGTGGCCGGTGAGAAGGGAATTCTGCGCTACGACCCGGATCGGCTGGCCGCCGCCTCGGACGGGCACTGGCATATTCTCACCGGCTGTCGTAAAGGCCAGGTGCGCCAGGCCCTCGAGCGCGGTGATGCCGAGGCGGAGGCAGCGCTGCGTGGTCTGATGGACCGCTTCGGCCGCGACCGGGTCACGGTCGAAATCACTCACCACGGCATCCCCACCGACGACGAGCGGAACATCCGGCTGGTCGCCCTCGCCGAGCGGCTGCGGCTGCCGGTGGTCGCCACGACCGCGGCGCATTTCGCCGGACCGGCCCAGCGCCGCCGCGCCATGGCACTGGCGGCGATCCGCGCCCGGCGCAGTCTGGACGAGATCGCGGGCTGGCTTCCACCCGCCGGTGGGGCGCACCTGCGGTCGGGTGCGGAGATGTCGCGGTTGTTCGCCGAATACCCGCGGGCGGTGACCGGCGCCGCCGAACTGGCGGCCGAATGCGCCTTCGATCTGAAGCTGATCGCCCCGCAACTGCCGCCGTTCGAGGTATCGGGCGGGCACGACGAGAATTCCTGGCTGCGCGCACTCACCTTCGAGGGAGCGCTCGGGCGATACGGCCCGCCGGAGCGAAATCCCAAGGCGTACCGGCAGATCGAACATGAACTGGACGTCATCACCGAGTTGAAATTCCCCGGCTATTTCCTGGTCGTGCACGATATCGTCGATTTCTGCAAGCGGAACGACATCCTGTGCCAGGGCCGGGGTTCGGCCGCCAATTCCGCGGTCTGCTTCGCGATCGGTATCACCAATGTGGATCCGGTCGCCAACGATCTGCTGTTCGAGCGATTCCTGGCGCCCGAACGCGACGGTCCGCCCGATATCGACATCGATATCGAATCCGATCGCCGCGAGGAGGCCATCCAGTACGTCTACTCCAAGTACGGCCGCGAATATGCCGCCCAGGTGGCCAATGTGATCACTTATCGCGGTAAGTCGGCGGTGCGCGATGCCGCTCGGGCGCTGGGCTTTTCGCAGGGACAGCAGGACGCGTTCGGAAAACAGGTGAGCCGGTGGACCGGGGTCTCGGCCGAGACGCACACCGATATTCCGGAGCAGGTGCTGGAACTGGCCGGTGAGATCGAGGGACTGCCCCGGCATCTGGGCATTCATTCCGGCGGCATGGTGATCTGTGATCGCCCCATCGCGGATGTGTGCCCGGTGGAATGGGCGCGGATGCCGGGTCGCAGTGTGCTGCAGTGGGACAAGGACGACTGTGCCTCGGCGGGGCTGGTGAAATTCGATCTGCTCGGGCTGGGCATGTTGTCGGCGCTGCACTACATGATCGATCTGGTACGTGAGCACGAGGGCATCGAGATCGCCTTGCACTCCATCGATCTCACCGAATCCGCCGTGTACGACATGCTGGCGCGCGCGGATTCGGTGGGGGTGTTCCAGGTGGAGTCGCGGGCGCAGATGGCGACGCTGCCTCGGCTGCGGCCGCGTATCTTCTACGACCTGGTCGTGGAGGTCGCGCTGATCCGCCCGGGCCCGATCCAGGGCGGCTCGGTGCATCCGTATATCCGCCGGCGCAACGGCAGCGAGAAATGGACTATCGATCATCCGGCACTGGAGAATTCGCTGGACCGCACCCTCGGCATTCCACTGTTCCAGGAACAGTTGATGCAGATGGCGATCGATGTCGCGGGTTTCACCGCCGCCGAGGCGGATCAGCTGCGCCGGGCCATGGGGTCGAAACGCTCTCCGGAACGGATGGAGCGGTTGCGTGCACGCCTGTACGAGGGCATGCGTGAGCTGCACGGCATCACCGGCGCACTGGCCGATCGCATCTACGAGAAGATCTACGCCTTCGCCAATTTCGGTTTTCCGGAAAGTCATTCGCAGAGTTTCGCCGCTCTGGTCTTCTATTCGGCCTGGTTCAAACTGCATCATCCGGCGGCCTTCTGCGCGGGTCTGCTGAATGCCCAGCCGATGGGTTTCTATTCGCCGCAGTCGCTGGTGGCCGATGCCCGGCGGCACGAGGTGGTGGTGCACGGGCCCGATATCAATCACAGTCTCGCCGGGGCGACACTGGCCGAACGCGGTACCCGGGTGCGGCTGGGGTTGTCCACGATCCGGCATATCGGTGACGAATTGGCCGAAAAGATCGTCGCGGCACGCACGTCCGGTCCGTACACATCGTTTCTGGATCTGACCGGGCGGGTCGAGCTGACGGTGCCGCAGGCCGAGGCGCTGGCCACCGCGGGCGCGCTCGGCAGCATCGGCGCCGAATCCGGGCGCGGACTCGACCGGCGGCAGGCGCTGTGGGCGGCGGGCGCGGCCGCGGGGGAGCGGGCGGACCGATTACCGGGCACCGGCGCTGTCACCGACGCGCCGATGCTGCCCGGGATGAGCGAATTGGAGTCCGCAGCCGCGGATGTGTGGGCCACCGGCGTATCGCCCGGCAGCTATCCGACCGAATTCCTGCGCGCGCACTGGAACGACCTCGGGGTGATCCCGGCGAATCGGCTGCTGTCGGTGGCCGATGGGTCGAAGGTGCTGATCGGCGGTGCGGTGACGCATCGGCAGCGACCGGCCACCGCCTCCGGGATCACCTTCGTCAATCTGGAGGACGAGACGGGCATGGTGAACGTGGTGTGCTCGGTGGGGTTGTGGCACCGCTATCGCCGGATCGCGCAGGGGGCGCCTGCCCTGCTGATTCGCGGCCGGGTGCAGAACGCGGAGGGGGTGGTGAGTGTCGTGGCCGAACATCTGCAGCGGGTGGATCTACGCATGTC
- a CDS encoding DUF397 domain-containing protein: MNADLSITRWFKSSHSQGASECVEVAWLADGSVGVRDSKNPTGPALVFTPTEWDAFTSIVAGTDLG; encoded by the coding sequence GTGAACGCTGATCTGTCGATAACTCGCTGGTTCAAAAGTAGCCATAGCCAAGGAGCATCTGAGTGTGTAGAGGTTGCGTGGCTGGCGGATGGCTCGGTAGGCGTGCGCGACTCGAAGAACCCGACAGGGCCCGCCCTCGTCTTCACGCCCACCGAGTGGGACGCCTTCACCTCGATCGTGGCGGGCACCGATCTCGGATAA